The DNA window ACCGGCCGGAACTTGGCGTCTTCAATGCGAATCTCGTCGAGCCCCAGAAGAATGTCGCCGTCCTTGATGGCCCGGAACTCGGTGTGGTGGACCAGTGCTTCGATATCGAAACCCTTGCTGAAATCCACGTCCATCGGCCCCCGCCGATCGACCTTCGCTGTTGCTTCGAGCTTCGTCTTGAACTCCCCGTCTTTCAGGTCGGCGGTGTCGATCAGCTCGCGGAGCTTCGGCGCAACAGCAAAAATGCCTTCGCCGTTGATCCCGTTCAGAATCACATCGGCGTTGACCGTCGGCTGCTGGGCAAACGGTGCGGTCGTGATCCCGACGTTGATCGAGCCGATTAGCGGGTCGACTTTGCCCGTCAATTGAAACTTCGCCGGCGGCTGGCCGGCCGGGTCCTTGCCGAGCATCACGAGCTTTTCCAACAGCCGGAATCGCAGATTGGCGACCGTCAACGGCTTGGTATCGGGCACCGAGTGGTCGATGTACCCGATCCGGCGGACGTTGAGGTCAAGCGTGTTGACGGTGATCAACGGCGGTGCTTTGCGGGCTTTGGCAACGGCGGCGGCAACATCGGTGGGTGCCGAGGTCGGCTGCGTCGCCGCCGCAACAGCCGGCTTTGTCGTCGCCACGTCGACAACCGCGGGTGCGGGTTCGACAGGTGCAACGGCAGGCGCGGCATCTTTCGCAGCGGGCAGCCCGACCGCCAGGCCCATCACGCCGATTGATCCATCCGCCGCCCGCACGGCATCCATCTCGAAGCCATTGAGCTGGACCTGATCAATGGTGACCGCCCCGCCGTCGGGATTGATTAGCGGCGCGACGATGCGGAACTGGTCGAGCTTCACGAATGACGGTCCGGCTGTTCCGTCGCGGTAATCGAGACCATTGACCAGCAGCCGGGCCTTCATGCCCCCGGCAGGCAACTGTTCAATCCCTGCGTCGATTTCAGTCGTCAGCCGGCCGTCCTTCAGACTGAAGGCCGTCCCCGCCGGCAGGTAGCCTGCCAATGCCGTCCCGCGCAGCCCGGCGACATCAATCTTCAGCATCACGGCCTGAGTCTTGGGATTGGCAAGCACCTTCCCGTTCACGGCGACGCTGTCGACGATGTCGTCGGCCTTGAAGGTGAGCTTCAAATCCGCCGGCGGGCCATCACGACCGAGCAGCAGAGCACCCAGATCGACATTCACCCGTGCAGTGGTGTTCACGGCGGTAGCCGCCGACTGATCGGAGAGTTGCAACGCGGCATCGGTCAACTTCAGACCGCCGAGCGCGATCGCGAAAGCTTCGGCCGCGGGTGCGGGTGCCGCGGGCGCGGGTGCCGCAGGTGCTGCGACAGCATCAGGGGCGTTCCCGGCGGCAACGGCGGCGGGCTGCGTCGCCGGAGTAGTAGACGCCAAAGGAGCGGCCGGCGGTTGGGCCGCTTTTGCCGGTGGCTTGATCCGGATTCCACCGGCTACGATCGCGTTTCCCTTTTCCAGCGTGACGGTCGCGCGCGGACGGGCGATCTCCACCACGCCGAGCGACAGCGTGCTCGGCGAAAACTCGATGTTGCCGAGCTTCACGCGGTCCACGCCTGCAAGCTCGGTCTGCCCGTCGGAGTAAACGACGTCTTCAATCGCGAGCGACGCCTTGATGCCTTTGTCCGTTTTTCCGAGCGACGTCTTCACGTGGGCGAGTAACGCGCCGTCCTTTAAGAGCGGTTCAACGCCAATCGTTTTTAAATACCCCGCGATCCCCGATCCGGTGATGCCCTGCCCGGTGAACAACAGGTCCGCTTTCAGCGAACCGGGGGTCGATGTGAGCGAACCTTCCATCGCCAGCTTCTCGGCGATGTTCGGGGCGACGAGCCAGCCCTTGATCTTGCCGGGCTTGGTCGCCGGTTCGAGGTCCTCCAGATCGAACGAGAAATCGGAGATTTCAAATCCCGCGTCGCCGATCGCCACGCTCGACGGCGGTACCGCAGCCTCGTCGTCGAAGCGGACGGCAACGTCTTTCCAGGTGAACTTGCCGAGTTCGAACTTGGCGAGCTTGAGCTCGGACGGTGCGCTTTCGGGCTGCTCCTTCCGTCTCGGGTACGGCGTTGCCGCCTTGGTACGGAAGCCGAATCCGGAGAACGCCCCGTCCTTCTCCCGCTTGAAGGCCAGCGTCGGGCCAGTGATCTCGATCTCTTCGACACGCATCACGCCGTTCTTCGGATTCACGGCAATGCCGGAGAACGAGACGTTCTTCATCCCGAACAATTCGTCGCCGTCCTGGAAGCTGATACCGCCCAGAACCGCCTCGGCACCGACCTTTCCAGAAGGATCCACCGTCGCGGACGCGGCGAGGTTCGCGGTAAACGAGCCGTCCTTGAGCGTGGAATCCAGCCCCGCGAAATCGAGGTACGGCTGGAGGATCGTCGGCTCGATGCCACTGACGTCCAACGCCAGATTCAGCGTACGCTTCTGCGCGAAGGGCCTGGCCGTTCCGTTGAGCTTGATCGCCCGTACAACGCCAGGCGACTTGAACGCGCCCGCGATCTTGATTTGCGCGTCGGGCTTAGCTGCGTCAAAGACAATATCGTTGACGCTAAGCCAGTCGACTTCGAACGACATCTTTTCCGACTGGGGGACGAACTGATCCTGAAACGACAAGCTGACGTTCTTTAGCAGCAGTTGATCGAGCGACACACGCGCAGTCGAGGGGACCAGCTCCGCAGTCACTGCCGGTCCGGTCGCCGGTGCGGCCGGCCCGGCTGCCGCCACAGGGGCGGATGGTTTGGTTGCGGGTGTCGCGACGGGGATAAGTTCCATACCCGCCGCGACGATGTTTCCTTCGGCGTTGCGGCTGGCGTTTGCCCGGACGCCGTCGATCAGGACGCGTGACAACTGCATGACGCCGAACTTCGCGCTTGCCAGGTCGATCTCGAACAAGTCGCAGGCTGCGGCTTCCTTGCCGTCCGACAGCAGCGCCAGGTTCTTCAGCTTCACCGTGCCGCCGACGTATTCGGCAGGTTTCGGGTTGGCAGGGAAGGCGGGATTTTCCGGTTGCGATGCCGGTGTGGCCGGCCGCGTCGCCGAAGCACTGGTCGCGACCTGAGTGGCCGACTTCGGCTGGGTTGCCGCCGCGATCGCCGTCACCGCCGACATGACCGATGCCGGCGACGCGCGGACGGTACCGCTGGCCGTCGCGGAAAGGTCATATGCGACCGGCCGGATACCCAGCGGTTCGAGGTACTGCGCAACCGACCGAAGGTGCAGGCCTTTGAGCCCGACGCGCACATCGGCATCGATTGACGCCCCGGCAACGCGGCCCTGACCCTCTACCGTCAGGGCGTCGAGCACCGGATCGGAGTAGAGATTCAGATAGAACTGCGTCGGCCGCTCACTGGACCCGAC is part of the Humisphaera borealis genome and encodes:
- a CDS encoding DUF748 domain-containing protein, translating into MSESRVDPLDPGEQPEVKPGADSASDAPAPEPVPTPQKPKKKRRTWKRRLWLAFLFLLIVGLVIRIAVQVAFPIVLNKVAAGFGLNAEYSQLRLSMLSGDVGLGRIEFKSQKSGEVFASANYVRATISPLKLLIGRLEVWRVEADGVDLNLTREADGNVNVLGDLLNAPKTVQVEKKVVKEVATSTQIDLTSPAYVEGFRLQHLRVHLTDKSLSPPLKAMVQLDVRVDDVGSSERPTQFYLNLYSDPVLDALTVEGQGRVAGASIDADVRVGLKGLHLRSVAQYLEPLGIRPVAYDLSATASGTVRASPASVMSAVTAIAAATQPKSATQVATSASATRPATPASQPENPAFPANPKPAEYVGGTVKLKNLALLSDGKEAAACDLFEIDLASAKFGVMQLSRVLIDGVRANASRNAEGNIVAAGMELIPVATPATKPSAPVAAAGPAAPATGPAVTAELVPSTARVSLDQLLLKNVSLSFQDQFVPQSEKMSFEVDWLSVNDIVFDAAKPDAQIKIAGAFKSPGVVRAIKLNGTARPFAQKRTLNLALDVSGIEPTILQPYLDFAGLDSTLKDGSFTANLAASATVDPSGKVGAEAVLGGISFQDGDELFGMKNVSFSGIAVNPKNGVMRVEEIEITGPTLAFKREKDGAFSGFGFRTKAATPYPRRKEQPESAPSELKLAKFELGKFTWKDVAVRFDDEAAVPPSSVAIGDAGFEISDFSFDLEDLEPATKPGKIKGWLVAPNIAEKLAMEGSLTSTPGSLKADLLFTGQGITGSGIAGYLKTIGVEPLLKDGALLAHVKTSLGKTDKGIKASLAIEDVVYSDGQTELAGVDRVKLGNIEFSPSTLSLGVVEIARPRATVTLEKGNAIVAGGIRIKPPAKAAQPPAAPLASTTPATQPAAVAAGNAPDAVAAPAAPAPAAPAPAAEAFAIALGGLKLTDAALQLSDQSAATAVNTTARVNVDLGALLLGRDGPPADLKLTFKADDIVDSVAVNGKVLANPKTQAVMLKIDVAGLRGTALAGYLPAGTAFSLKDGRLTTEIDAGIEQLPAGGMKARLLVNGLDYRDGTAGPSFVKLDQFRIVAPLINPDGGAVTIDQVQLNGFEMDAVRAADGSIGVMGLAVGLPAAKDAAPAVAPVEPAPAVVDVATTKPAVAAATQPTSAPTDVAAAVAKARKAPPLITVNTLDLNVRRIGYIDHSVPDTKPLTVANLRFRLLEKLVMLGKDPAGQPPAKFQLTGKVDPLIGSINVGITTAPFAQQPTVNADVILNGINGEGIFAVAPKLRELIDTADLKDGEFKTKLEATAKVDRRGPMDVDFSKGFDIEALVHHTEFRAIKDGDILLGLDEIRIEDAKFRPVKDDAGKQIATSLRIKSIDLTKPMGQVVRDQEGIRIAGLLVKMPTTPATQPTTGPATEPAVASTQPAQTQPAVAEAPAASQPATAPAVAVVKPAGEIRVDKFTVSGIDFRVIDRSVDPVFVLPLTSLDVDVRDASNMAMYEEDRPIRFSASMNAGKVTVPKKVKGGLIGAVGGVANLIGGAAQQQPATAPAPECEDRELFSQIAAGGKLTLYPKPDGYLKVNVSGFELASLAGFAKQKDIALSYGTFDMPLDLRGDGKGGFVVDTRPAITDLSVTEPAGGPISKYLVLPAALDIAIGAVEAADKSITIPVKGVTVTPDAAGKYSVGGIGAQIQPAISSIFLNAIAAIPAKAVTGVASAIGLDAIFAGQQKPEVPIVLAFPAGYTGLEPAELTKMRALAERMKKEPELTISVKHDLGGGDLSIAEVRANPTTADAAALASSLRQRKIELTQLRGDVAASARTRLAVSVGPDVDNAVDRVRVIDRELSRTEDALDRLYDLMRPGADRQAPRRTRVAALDLGQERLDATRQVLVDAGVPDLVDRLKPAKPAFAPGESTEGGTVTITLVKVKK